From a region of the Mycobacterium intracellulare ATCC 13950 genome:
- a CDS encoding sulfurtransferase translates to MQARDRVLISATELAGVIDAGDPVSVLDVRWRIDETDGRAAYLEGHIPGAVYVSLEDELSDHSISGRGRHPLPSGRDLEVAARRWGVRQDALVVTYDDWNRAGSARAWWVLTAAGLDNVRILDGGLAAWRAAGYRLETGPVEPAPGNVAVPHDDLYAGSLPTLTVERVAEGSVPLLDARAPERYRGDVEPLDAAAGHIPGAKNLPSVAVLAADGTFLDDDSVARLLCDQGIERHDTVGAYCGSGVTATVAIAALAALGREAALYPGSWSEWSSDPSRPVERG, encoded by the coding sequence GTGCAAGCACGCGATCGGGTGTTGATCAGCGCCACCGAGTTAGCCGGCGTCATCGACGCCGGCGATCCGGTGAGCGTCCTGGACGTGCGGTGGAGGATCGACGAAACCGACGGGCGCGCGGCGTACCTGGAGGGGCACATACCGGGCGCGGTGTACGTCTCGCTCGAGGACGAACTCAGCGACCACTCGATTTCCGGGCGGGGCCGTCACCCCCTGCCGTCGGGCCGCGACCTGGAGGTCGCCGCGCGCCGCTGGGGAGTCCGGCAGGACGCGCTGGTGGTGACCTACGACGACTGGAATCGGGCCGGTTCCGCGCGCGCATGGTGGGTGCTGACCGCGGCCGGACTGGACAACGTCCGCATCCTCGACGGCGGTTTGGCCGCGTGGCGCGCGGCCGGCTACCGCCTCGAGACCGGCCCCGTCGAACCGGCGCCCGGCAATGTGGCTGTGCCGCACGATGATCTGTATGCCGGAAGCCTTCCGACTCTGACGGTCGAGCGGGTGGCCGAGGGCTCGGTGCCGCTACTCGATGCGCGAGCGCCGGAGCGCTACCGCGGCGACGTGGAACCCCTCGACGCCGCCGCGGGCCACATTCCCGGCGCCAAGAACCTTCCCAGTGTCGCCGTCTTGGCGGCCGACGGCACCTTCCTCGACGACGACTCGGTCGCCCGATTGTTGTGCGATCAAGGGATCGAGCGTCACGACACGGTGGGGGCCTACTGCGGCTCGGGCGTCACCGCCACGGTCGCGATCGCGGCGCTCGCCGCGCTGGGCCGAGAGGCCGCCTTGTATCCCGGGTCGTGGTCGGAGTGGAGTTCGGATCCGTCCCGCCCGGTGGAACGCGGCTGA
- a CDS encoding glycosyltransferase, with the protein MRVVQVANFYGPRSGGLRTAIDRLGAEYCAGGHEVFLIVPGRRAGHVQLYTGVVRITLPARLIPFTGGYRAVMPGPVKALLAALRPDALEVSDRLTLRSLGRWGRDHGVTTLMISHERLDRLVGQVLPRRAARKFADVANARTAANYDTVVCTTAFAREEFDRIDAGNTVTIPLGVDLQTFHPSRHSHLVRRRWAAPTQLLLVHCGRLSVEKRVDRSIDALGALRHAGVDARLVVVGEGPLRSRLQRQAARLPIDFTGFVSDREVVAQLLASADVTLAPGPHETFGLAALESLACGTPAVVSRTSALTEIITPDSGAAADNDPAAIAAAVSSIVGRPEHQRRVAARRRAEDFTWHRAAAGMLASMGAPTSTGGASERTA; encoded by the coding sequence ATGCGCGTTGTACAGGTCGCCAATTTCTACGGCCCTCGCTCCGGCGGCCTTCGCACCGCGATCGACCGGCTGGGCGCCGAATACTGCGCGGGCGGTCACGAGGTCTTCTTGATCGTTCCCGGACGGCGCGCCGGGCACGTCCAGCTCTACACCGGCGTGGTCCGAATCACCCTGCCCGCCAGGCTGATTCCCTTCACCGGCGGCTACCGCGCGGTGATGCCGGGTCCCGTCAAGGCCCTCCTGGCGGCGTTGCGGCCCGACGCGCTGGAGGTGTCGGACCGGCTCACGCTGCGATCGCTGGGCCGGTGGGGCCGCGACCACGGTGTCACCACGCTGATGATCTCCCATGAGCGCCTGGATCGCCTTGTGGGCCAGGTGCTTCCGCGCCGGGCCGCGCGGAAGTTCGCCGATGTGGCCAACGCACGCACCGCCGCGAACTACGACACCGTGGTGTGCACCACCGCTTTCGCCCGCGAGGAGTTCGACCGGATCGACGCCGGCAATACCGTCACAATCCCGCTGGGCGTGGATCTGCAGACGTTCCATCCGAGCCGCCACTCGCATCTGGTGCGCCGGCGCTGGGCGGCGCCGACGCAGCTGCTGCTGGTCCATTGCGGTCGGCTCTCGGTGGAAAAACGTGTCGACCGCAGCATCGACGCGCTCGGCGCCTTGCGCCACGCGGGCGTCGACGCGCGGCTCGTGGTCGTGGGCGAGGGCCCGTTGCGGTCCCGGCTGCAGCGCCAGGCCGCGCGCCTACCGATCGACTTCACCGGTTTCGTCTCCGATCGCGAGGTCGTGGCGCAGCTGCTGGCCTCGGCCGACGTGACGCTGGCCCCGGGCCCGCATGAGACCTTCGGGCTGGCCGCGCTGGAGTCGCTGGCGTGCGGAACACCGGCCGTGGTCTCTCGCACGTCCGCGCTGACCGAGATCATCACGCCCGACAGCGGCGCGGCGGCCGACAACGACCCGGCCGCCATCGCGGCCGCGGTCAGCTCCATCGTGGGCCGACCCGAACACCAGCGCCGCGTCGCCGCGCGGCGCCGCGCCGAGGATTTCACCTGGCACCGGGCGGCGGCCGGGATGCTCGCGTCGATGGGCGCGCCCACCTCTACCGGCGGCGCCTCCGAACGGACCGCATAG
- a CDS encoding FAD-dependent monooxygenase, protein MADEHADVVVAGAGPNGLMLACELALAGIRPVVLDALPGPSPEPKANGLVGQVVRMLDMRGMYRDFTGDECPPRPSPGWMFAAMPLIFPEGRDNPMYAMLMPQPRLVRLLEKRARDLGVDVRWGHELVGIVPGAESVALSVASQERDYAIAAGYAVGADGGRSLVRKSLGIDFPGTTSPMVARLAHVHIPDQYRRPEIASIEVPGFGPLRFGHSRFDRGGMIYAEFEPGRALLGTIEFGPPVDEVPMSLAELRESARRVLGVDVPFEEPKGPGPHALRRINGQNTRHAERYRVGRVLLLGDAAHVHSAMGGPGLNLGLQDTMNLGWKLAAEINGTAPAGLLDTYQSERHPVGQRVMMHSLSQIALMAPGPEVAALRTLLGELFTFPDAQRHMAALLAGSDVRYDVGDEHPLSGHLVPDLSLDDGRRVADVLHDGRPVVLDLGGAVANAAQGWAARVDVVTASTAKRPAAAMLIRPDGYVAWAADEFGSTHQEALRAALRRWFGPPANG, encoded by the coding sequence ATGGCTGACGAACACGCCGACGTCGTCGTCGCCGGCGCCGGCCCCAACGGGCTGATGCTGGCCTGCGAGCTGGCGCTGGCCGGCATCAGGCCCGTCGTGCTGGACGCCCTGCCCGGCCCCAGCCCCGAGCCGAAGGCCAACGGCCTTGTCGGACAGGTCGTTCGGATGCTCGACATGCGCGGGATGTATCGGGACTTCACCGGTGACGAGTGCCCACCGCGGCCCAGCCCGGGATGGATGTTCGCGGCGATGCCGCTGATCTTCCCCGAGGGCCGCGACAACCCGATGTACGCGATGCTCATGCCCCAGCCCCGGCTCGTGCGGCTGCTGGAGAAGCGCGCCCGCGACCTCGGCGTGGATGTGCGCTGGGGCCACGAACTCGTCGGGATCGTGCCGGGGGCCGAGTCCGTCGCGCTGAGCGTCGCGTCGCAAGAACGCGACTACGCCATCGCCGCCGGTTACGCGGTCGGCGCGGACGGCGGGCGCAGCCTGGTGCGCAAGTCCCTGGGCATCGACTTTCCCGGCACCACCTCACCGATGGTCGCTCGGCTGGCCCACGTGCACATTCCCGACCAGTACCGCCGCCCGGAGATCGCCAGCATCGAGGTTCCGGGATTCGGTCCGCTTCGCTTCGGGCACAGCCGCTTCGACCGGGGCGGAATGATCTATGCCGAATTCGAGCCGGGCCGCGCGCTGCTCGGGACCATCGAATTCGGCCCGCCGGTGGACGAGGTGCCGATGAGTCTGGCCGAGTTGCGCGAGAGCGCACGCCGGGTGCTGGGTGTCGACGTTCCGTTCGAGGAGCCGAAAGGCCCCGGGCCCCACGCGCTTCGGCGCATCAACGGACAAAACACCCGGCATGCCGAACGCTACCGCGTCGGCCGCGTCCTGCTGCTCGGCGACGCCGCGCACGTGCACAGCGCGATGGGCGGCCCGGGCCTGAACCTGGGGTTGCAGGACACCATGAACCTGGGCTGGAAGCTGGCCGCCGAGATCAACGGAACGGCGCCGGCCGGACTGCTCGACACCTACCAGTCCGAGCGCCATCCGGTCGGCCAGCGCGTCATGATGCACTCGCTGTCCCAGATCGCGCTGATGGCGCCGGGACCCGAAGTCGCCGCGCTGCGAACGCTGTTGGGCGAGCTGTTCACCTTCCCGGACGCACAAAGGCACATGGCGGCGCTGCTGGCGGGCTCCGACGTGCGCTACGACGTGGGCGACGAGCACCCGCTGTCGGGCCACTTGGTGCCCGACCTGAGTCTCGATGACGGCCGACGGGTGGCCGACGTACTCCACGATGGCCGTCCGGTCGTGCTCGACCTCGGCGGCGCCGTCGCGAACGCGGCGCAAGGCTGGGCCGCGCGGGTCGACGTCGTCACCGCAAGTACCGCCAAGCGCCCCGCCGCGGCGATGTTGATTCGGCCGGACGGCTATGTGGCCTGGGCGGCCGACGAATTCGGCAGCACTCACCAAGAGGCGCTGCGCGCGGCGTTGCGGCGCTGGTTCGGGCCGCCGGCCAACGGATAG
- a CDS encoding TetR/AcrR family transcriptional regulator → MSGLRERKKADTRRALSDAALRLAFERGLDNVTREDVANMAGVSLRTFNNYFSGKYEALAYRQAERLRRSVALLRERPADEPLWTAIAHAVLEPLEDDFGDVYGDENRAPSRQELVEVRKLLMQPQVRNSVPQNLFDEFLSVVAERTGTDPKHDLYPRLVMSVVRAVGDAAADAYAWADPPVAITTLIRSGFAAVEAGLPEPTRKKAAHG, encoded by the coding sequence ATGTCCGGACTGCGCGAACGCAAAAAGGCCGACACCCGGCGCGCGCTCAGCGATGCCGCGCTGCGCCTTGCTTTCGAGCGCGGGCTGGACAACGTGACGCGCGAAGACGTCGCCAACATGGCGGGCGTCTCACTGCGCACGTTCAACAACTACTTCAGCGGCAAATACGAGGCGCTGGCCTACCGGCAAGCCGAACGCCTGCGTCGCAGCGTCGCATTGCTCCGGGAGCGTCCCGCCGACGAGCCGCTCTGGACGGCGATCGCCCACGCCGTGCTGGAGCCCTTGGAGGACGACTTCGGCGACGTCTACGGCGACGAGAACCGGGCACCCAGCCGCCAGGAACTCGTCGAGGTGCGAAAGCTGCTCATGCAGCCGCAAGTTCGAAACTCGGTGCCGCAGAACCTGTTCGACGAGTTCCTCAGCGTAGTCGCCGAACGCACCGGCACCGACCCGAAGCATGACCTGTACCCCCGACTGGTCATGTCCGTCGTGCGGGCCGTCGGCGACGCCGCGGCCGACGCCTATGCATGGGCCGACCCCCCGGTGGCGATCACCACGTTGATCCGCTCGGGCTTCGCCGCCGTCGAGGCGGGGCTACCGGAACCCACCAGAAAGAAGGCAGCCCATGGCTGA
- a CDS encoding AAA family ATPase yields MLQTVAIRGYRSLREVILPLGRLSVITGANGSGKSSLYRALRLLADCGRGEVIGSLAREGGLQSVLWAGPEQVAGTRRTGKTEGTVRTRPVSLEMGFAADDFGYLVDLGIPQSAGKSVFARDPEIKREVLFAGPVLRPSTTLVRRSRVFAEARADSGGGFDELSRSLPSYHSVLAEYAHPHALPELAAVRERLRGWRFYDGFRVDGGAPARHPQVGTRTPVLSDDGSDLAAAIQTILEAGFDDLGRAVAEAFDGATLSVAIHDGLFDLQLRQRGMLRALRAAELSDGTLRFLLWAAALLSPQPPSLMVLNEPETSLHPDLVAPLASLIRTTAAKTQVVVVTHSRVLLEFLDAAPMAEGSDGAIEIELYKDWGETRIGGQTLITTPRWDWGAR; encoded by the coding sequence ATGCTGCAGACCGTCGCGATCCGCGGATATCGCTCGCTGCGCGAGGTGATCCTGCCGCTGGGCCGGCTGTCGGTGATCACCGGCGCCAACGGATCCGGCAAGTCGTCGCTGTATCGCGCGCTGCGGCTGCTGGCCGACTGCGGGCGCGGCGAGGTGATCGGGTCGCTCGCCCGAGAGGGCGGGCTGCAGTCGGTGCTGTGGGCCGGCCCCGAGCAGGTGGCCGGGACCCGACGCACCGGCAAGACCGAGGGCACGGTGCGCACCCGGCCCGTGTCGCTCGAAATGGGCTTCGCCGCGGACGATTTCGGATATCTGGTGGACCTGGGCATCCCGCAGTCCGCCGGAAAGTCGGTGTTCGCCCGCGATCCGGAGATCAAACGGGAAGTGTTGTTCGCCGGCCCGGTGCTGCGGCCAAGTACGACGCTGGTGCGCCGGTCGCGGGTGTTCGCCGAGGCCCGCGCGGACTCGGGCGGCGGTTTCGACGAGCTGTCGCGATCGCTGCCGTCGTATCACAGCGTGCTGGCCGAATACGCCCACCCGCACGCGCTTCCCGAGCTCGCGGCCGTGCGAGAACGGCTGCGCGGGTGGCGGTTCTACGACGGCTTCCGCGTCGACGGCGGGGCGCCCGCGCGGCACCCGCAGGTCGGCACCCGCACCCCGGTGCTCTCCGACGACGGCAGCGACCTCGCGGCCGCGATCCAGACCATCCTCGAAGCGGGGTTCGACGATCTGGGCCGCGCCGTCGCCGAGGCGTTCGACGGCGCCACCCTCTCGGTGGCCATCCACGACGGGCTGTTCGACCTTCAGCTGCGACAGCGCGGCATGCTGCGCGCGTTGCGCGCCGCCGAGTTATCCGATGGCACACTGCGTTTCCTGCTGTGGGCCGCCGCGCTGCTGAGCCCGCAACCGCCCTCGCTGATGGTGCTCAACGAGCCGGAGACCTCGCTGCACCCGGACCTGGTGGCGCCGCTGGCGTCGCTGATCCGTACCACCGCCGCCAAGACCCAGGTTGTGGTGGTCACGCATTCGCGCGTCCTGCTGGAATTTCTGGACGCGGCGCCGATGGCCGAAGGCTCCGACGGTGCCATCGAGATCGAGCTGTACAAGGACTGGGGTGAAACGCGCATCGGCGGCCAGACCCTGATCACGACCCCGCGGTGGGATTGGGGCGCGCGCTAA
- a CDS encoding Na+/H+ antiporter: MFGLELIVALVSTVIVGTVIGRRYRVGPPVLLILMGVLLGLVPHFGHVRVNGEIVLLLFLPAILYWEGLNTSFREIRANARIIVFLSVALVIATAVAVSWTARALGMNPHAAGVLGAVLSPTDAAAVAGLAKKLPRRALTVLKAESLINDGTALVLFAVSVHVAIGGAAISPPEVTARFIGSYLGGIAAGLLVGGAVTLLRKRIDAPQEEGALSLVTPFAAFLLAQSMECSGVVAVMVSALVLAYAGPVVIRARSRLQSSAFWDIATFLLNGSLWVFVGVQIPGALRGIAGVDGGIRHALFVALVVTAVVIVSRIFWGEITTLLIRLIDRRQVQRERRVNWRQRFVTVWAGFRGAVSLAAAVAVPMTTLSGAPFPDRSLLIFIVTVVILVTVLVQGSTLPAVVRWAKMPEDATHAEELQLARCRGSQAALAALPTVADEVGISDDLRRRLQTEYEEKAALVLATEDGSTDHRILKGREKVRQVRLGVLEHKRREITALRNQNLIDDIVLRELQNEMDLEEVQLLAAAADEDEGD, from the coding sequence GTGTTTGGCCTCGAACTGATCGTCGCCCTGGTGTCCACCGTCATCGTGGGGACGGTCATCGGGCGGCGCTATCGCGTGGGTCCCCCGGTGCTGCTCATCTTGATGGGCGTGCTGCTGGGTCTGGTCCCCCATTTCGGTCATGTGCGGGTCAACGGCGAAATCGTGTTGCTGCTGTTTCTTCCCGCGATCCTGTACTGGGAGGGCCTGAACACCAGCTTCCGCGAGATCCGGGCCAACGCGCGCATCATCGTGTTCCTCAGCGTCGCCCTGGTGATCGCGACCGCGGTCGCGGTGTCGTGGACGGCGCGGGCGCTGGGCATGAATCCGCACGCGGCGGGCGTCCTGGGCGCGGTGCTCTCGCCCACCGACGCGGCCGCGGTCGCCGGCCTCGCGAAGAAGCTGCCACGCCGGGCGCTGACCGTGCTGAAGGCCGAGAGTCTTATCAATGACGGCACCGCCCTGGTCTTGTTCGCCGTCAGCGTCCACGTCGCGATCGGCGGGGCCGCGATCAGCCCACCCGAGGTGACGGCCCGGTTCATCGGCTCCTACCTCGGCGGCATCGCCGCCGGACTGCTCGTCGGCGGCGCGGTCACGCTGCTGCGCAAGCGAATCGACGCGCCCCAGGAGGAGGGGGCGCTGAGCCTGGTGACGCCGTTCGCGGCGTTCTTGCTCGCGCAATCGATGGAGTGCAGCGGGGTGGTCGCGGTGATGGTCTCCGCGCTCGTCCTGGCCTACGCCGGACCCGTGGTCATCCGGGCCCGCTCGCGACTGCAATCCTCGGCCTTCTGGGACATCGCGACCTTCCTGCTCAACGGCTCGCTCTGGGTGTTCGTCGGCGTCCAGATCCCCGGCGCGCTGCGCGGCATCGCCGGCGTCGACGGCGGAATTCGCCACGCGTTGTTCGTCGCGCTGGTGGTCACCGCCGTCGTGATCGTGTCGCGCATCTTCTGGGGCGAGATCACCACGCTGCTGATCCGGCTGATCGACCGGCGTCAGGTCCAACGCGAACGTCGGGTCAACTGGCGCCAGCGCTTCGTCACCGTCTGGGCGGGGTTCCGTGGGGCCGTATCGCTGGCCGCCGCGGTCGCCGTGCCGATGACGACGCTGAGCGGCGCGCCCTTCCCGGACCGCAGCCTGTTGATCTTCATCGTGACCGTCGTCATCTTGGTGACCGTCCTGGTCCAGGGCAGCACCCTGCCGGCCGTGGTCCGATGGGCGAAAATGCCCGAGGACGCCACCCACGCCGAGGAACTGCAACTGGCTCGTTGTCGGGGGTCCCAGGCCGCGCTCGCCGCGCTGCCGACGGTCGCCGACGAGGTCGGCATCAGCGACGACCTGCGCCGGCGGCTGCAAACCGAATACGAGGAAAAGGCCGCGCTGGTGCTGGCCACCGAGGACGGGTCGACCGACCACCGCATCCTCAAGGGCCGCGAGAAGGTCCGCCAGGTGCGCCTGGGCGTGCTCGAGCACAAGCGCCGGGAAATCACCGCGCTGCGCAACCAAAATCTCATCGACGACATCGTGCTGCGCGAGCTGCAGAACGAGATGGATCTCGAGGAGGTACAGCTCCTCGCCGCCGCGGCCGACGAGGACGAGGGCGACTAG
- a CDS encoding protease inhibitor I42 family protein, producing MKVRLLATVAVLMLSSVVGCHFASRNPPSTKTLQVPMTKVLTQSEINQSITLDVGNTLVVELGSNYTTPYRWTPDTKIGDSAIIRQLSHEFVPPASDALGAPGTETWTFAAMRPGTTTIVATYNSFVEKDAKPGCVYTLTVTVR from the coding sequence GTGAAGGTGAGGCTGCTGGCAACAGTCGCCGTGCTCATGTTGTCGTCGGTGGTGGGCTGCCACTTCGCGTCCAGGAATCCGCCGTCGACCAAGACCCTCCAGGTCCCGATGACCAAAGTGCTGACCCAGAGCGAGATCAACCAGAGCATCACCCTCGACGTCGGCAACACGTTGGTCGTGGAATTGGGTTCGAACTACACCACGCCCTACCGGTGGACGCCCGACACCAAGATCGGCGACTCGGCGATCATCAGGCAGCTCAGTCACGAGTTCGTGCCGCCGGCCTCCGATGCCTTGGGGGCGCCGGGCACCGAGACGTGGACGTTCGCGGCCATGAGGCCGGGGACCACCACCATCGTCGCGACGTACAACAGCTTTGTGGAGAAGGACGCCAAGCCGGGGTGCGTCTATACGCTGACCGTGACCGTGCGATAA
- a CDS encoding alpha/beta hydrolase produces MRTARIIHLTRQVGSLAVTVVTAASTLNAYRPLARGGYPSLYSWMVGLIVTELPLQTLVSQLGGLALTARRLTRPVRITAWLVAGLSALGLLNLSRAGHRANVPLTEALDSGLGADRLTESASLWRRPSGSGTAKTPGLLRMLRIYRDYAHDSNISYGEFGGANRLDIWRRPDLDPAGKAPVLFQIPGGAWTTGNKRGQAHPLMSHLAELGWICVAINYRHSPRNTWPDHIVDVKRALAWVKQHIAEYGGDPDFIAITGGSAGGHLSSLAALTPNDPQFQPGFEDVDTRVQAAVPFYGIYDFTRFDKSLHPMMPGLLIKSIIKQKPATHRQTFETASPVNHIHADAPPFFVLHGRNDSLAYVEQARTFVEKLRQTSAQPVLYAELPFTQHAFDIFGSVRAAHTAVAVEQFLAEIYARQRQVAVA; encoded by the coding sequence ATGCGGACAGCTCGAATCATCCACCTCACCCGGCAAGTCGGGTCGCTAGCGGTCACCGTGGTGACCGCGGCGTCCACACTCAACGCCTACCGCCCCCTGGCGCGCGGCGGCTACCCGTCGCTGTACTCGTGGATGGTCGGGCTCATCGTCACCGAGTTGCCGCTGCAGACGCTGGTCAGCCAGCTCGGCGGGCTGGCCCTGACGGCACGGCGCCTGACGCGGCCCGTGCGCATCACGGCATGGTTGGTCGCCGGGCTCTCGGCGCTCGGCCTGCTCAACCTGAGCCGCGCCGGCCATCGCGCCAACGTGCCGCTGACCGAGGCGTTGGACAGCGGGCTGGGAGCCGACCGGCTCACCGAGTCGGCGAGCCTGTGGCGCCGGCCGAGCGGCAGCGGCACCGCCAAGACGCCCGGACTCCTACGGATGCTGCGGATCTACCGCGACTACGCCCACGACTCCAACATCAGCTACGGCGAATTCGGCGGCGCCAACCGCCTGGACATCTGGCGGCGCCCCGACCTCGATCCGGCCGGCAAGGCCCCGGTGCTGTTCCAGATCCCCGGCGGCGCCTGGACGACGGGAAACAAACGCGGACAAGCGCATCCGCTGATGAGCCACCTCGCCGAACTCGGCTGGATCTGCGTGGCGATCAACTACCGGCACAGCCCGCGCAATACCTGGCCCGACCACATCGTCGACGTCAAGCGCGCCCTCGCCTGGGTCAAGCAACACATCGCCGAGTACGGCGGCGACCCCGACTTCATCGCCATCACCGGCGGCTCGGCCGGCGGCCATTTGTCGTCGCTGGCCGCGCTCACCCCAAACGACCCGCAATTCCAGCCGGGCTTCGAAGACGTCGACACCCGCGTGCAGGCGGCCGTGCCGTTCTACGGCATCTACGACTTCACCCGGTTCGACAAGTCGCTGCACCCGATGATGCCCGGACTGCTGATCAAGTCGATCATCAAACAAAAGCCCGCGACCCACCGACAGACGTTCGAAACCGCGTCGCCGGTCAACCACATCCATGCCGACGCCCCGCCGTTCTTCGTCCTGCACGGCCGCAACGACTCGCTGGCCTACGTCGAACAGGCGCGCACCTTCGTCGAAAAGCTGCGTCAAACCAGCGCGCAGCCGGTGCTCTACGCCGAATTACCTTTCACCCAACACGCTTTCGACATCTTCGGCTCGGTGCGCGCCGCGCACACCGCGGTGGCCGTCGAGCAATTCCTCGCCGAGATCTACGCCCGACAGCGCCAGGTCGCCGTCGCGTAA
- the fdxA gene encoding ferredoxin, giving the protein MAYVIAEPCVDIKDKACIEECPVDCIYEGARMLYIHPDECVDCGACEPVCPVESIFYEDDLPDEHSGYLQINADFFAELGSPGGAAKVGLTENDPAPVKNLESRAEAS; this is encoded by the coding sequence GTGGCCTACGTGATCGCCGAACCCTGCGTCGACATCAAAGACAAGGCATGCATCGAGGAATGCCCCGTCGACTGCATCTACGAGGGCGCCCGGATGCTCTACATCCACCCCGACGAGTGCGTGGACTGCGGCGCCTGCGAGCCGGTGTGCCCGGTCGAGTCGATCTTCTACGAGGACGACCTGCCCGACGAGCACAGCGGATACCTGCAGATCAACGCCGACTTCTTCGCCGAGCTCGGCTCGCCCGGCGGAGCCGCGAAGGTCGGGCTGACCGAGAACGACCCCGCCCCGGTGAAGAACCTCGAGAGCAGGGCAGAGGCGTCGTAG
- a CDS encoding LysR family transcriptional regulator encodes MPLSPRLPELASFEAFLAIAETGSLGRAARELGLTQQAISRRLATMEAQIGVTLAVRTTRGSQLTPAGLIVADWATRLLDVAHEVDAGLGSLRKEGRERIRVSASQTISEQLMPHWLLSLQADAARRGDTAPQVILTATNSDHAIASVRDGSADLGFVENPGTPKGLGSCVVGEDELVIVVPPDHKWARRSRIVTARELAQTPLVSRELHSGIRDSLAAALRQVLGEDMQQAAPVLELTSSAAMRAAVLAGAGPAAMSRLAVADDLAVGRLYAVHIPKLDLRRKFRAIWVGGRTPPAGAIRDLLSHIINRTTA; translated from the coding sequence ATGCCACTCAGCCCGCGGCTGCCCGAACTGGCCTCGTTCGAGGCGTTTTTGGCGATCGCCGAGACGGGCAGCCTCGGCCGGGCCGCGCGCGAGCTGGGGCTGACCCAGCAGGCGATCTCCCGGCGCCTGGCCACCATGGAGGCCCAGATCGGCGTCACCCTGGCCGTCCGGACCACGCGCGGCTCGCAACTGACACCCGCGGGCCTGATCGTCGCGGACTGGGCGACTCGCCTGCTCGACGTCGCCCACGAGGTCGACGCCGGGCTGGGCTCGCTGCGCAAGGAAGGCCGCGAACGCATCCGGGTGTCGGCCAGCCAGACGATCTCCGAGCAACTCATGCCGCACTGGTTGCTGTCCCTGCAGGCCGATGCGGCGCGGCGCGGCGACACCGCGCCGCAGGTCATCCTGACCGCCACCAACAGTGACCACGCGATCGCCTCGGTGCGCGACGGCTCCGCCGACCTCGGGTTCGTCGAAAACCCCGGTACACCAAAGGGTTTGGGCAGCTGCGTGGTGGGGGAGGACGAGCTGGTGATCGTCGTCCCGCCGGACCATAAGTGGGCCCGACGGTCGCGGATCGTGACCGCGCGCGAACTCGCGCAGACGCCGTTGGTGTCCCGCGAACTCCATTCCGGCATCCGCGATTCGCTGGCGGCGGCGCTGCGCCAGGTGCTCGGGGAGGACATGCAGCAAGCCGCACCCGTGCTGGAGTTGACCTCGTCGGCGGCGATGCGCGCCGCCGTCCTGGCCGGCGCGGGCCCGGCGGCGATGAGCCGGCTGGCGGTGGCCGACGACCTGGCGGTCGGGCGTCTGTACGCGGTCCACATCCCAAAGCTGGATCTGCGCCGCAAGTTTCGGGCCATCTGGGTCGGCGGGCGTACTCCGCCGGCCGGGGCGATCCGCGACCTGTTGAGTCACATCATCAACCGCACGACGGCGTAG
- a CDS encoding sirohydrochlorin chelatase gives MSTLVLTAHGSRDPRSGANAEAVADRLRRMRPGLDVRLAFLELNAPNFVDVLAGLPDSRRAVVAPLLLASAYHARLDIPEQIAHAGAQGIRQADVLGEDDRLVTVLRERLTEIGVSPLDDDLGVLVVAIGSSNLAANARTAKVASRLAAGTRWAGAATAFATRPEASVARAADQLRRRGARRLVIAPWFLAPGFITDGVSTFARDNGIRMASPLGAHPLVAETVLDRYDEALAADAAA, from the coding sequence GTGAGCACGCTCGTCCTCACCGCGCACGGCAGCCGCGACCCCCGGTCGGGTGCCAACGCCGAAGCCGTGGCCGACCGCCTGAGGCGGATGCGGCCGGGCCTCGACGTGCGGCTGGCGTTCCTCGAGCTCAACGCCCCGAACTTCGTCGACGTGCTGGCCGGCCTGCCCGACAGCCGCCGCGCCGTCGTGGCCCCGTTGCTGCTGGCCAGCGCTTATCACGCGCGCCTGGACATCCCCGAACAGATCGCCCACGCCGGCGCTCAGGGCATCCGGCAGGCCGACGTGCTCGGCGAGGACGACCGACTGGTCACCGTCCTGCGCGAGCGTCTGACCGAGATCGGCGTGTCGCCCCTCGACGACGACCTCGGGGTGCTGGTCGTCGCGATCGGCTCGTCGAACCTGGCCGCCAATGCCCGCACCGCGAAGGTGGCGTCGCGGCTGGCCGCCGGCACCCGATGGGCCGGCGCCGCAACGGCGTTCGCCACCCGGCCCGAGGCGTCGGTGGCCCGGGCCGCCGACCAGTTGCGCCGCCGCGGCGCGCGCCGGCTGGTGATCGCGCCGTGGTTCTTGGCGCCGGGATTCATCACCGACGGCGTGTCAACCTTCGCCCGCGACAACGGCATTCGGATGGCCTCCCCGCTGGGCGCGCACCCGCTGGTTGCCGAGACCGTCCTCGACCGCTACGACGAGGCGCTGGCCGCCGACGCCGCGGCCTGA